One genomic window of Cryptococcus neoformans var. neoformans JEC21 chromosome 13 sequence includes the following:
- a CDS encoding GTPase, putative, whose protein sequence is MAEEAPVKAVQVKLVLLGEAAVGKSSLVLRFTSGDFDENTSPTIGAAFLTQKCRLENRIVKFEIWDTAGQERFHSLAPMYYRNAQAAVVVYDVTKSASLEKAKAWVKELQRQANANIVIALVGNKLDLVSAAPSTSASSSSETPAEGEGEADAEAEEESSPAAAADDEDVRQVPTAEAEAYAKEAGLLFFEASAKAGTNVNELFTEIAKTIPFDTIIPKPAGVAQQNRRDAAQDGNRVNLGEGQQVKKGGCC, encoded by the exons GCGAGGCTGCCGTTGGAAAATCATCTCTAGTTCTCCGATTCACCTCTGGTGATTTTGATGAGAACACGTCGCCAACCATCGGTGCGGCGTTCCTGACGCAAA AGTGCCGATTGGAGAATAGGATCGTCAAGTTTGAGATCTG GGACACTGCCGGTCAAG AGCGATTCCACTCTCTTGCGCCCATGTACTACCGTAATGCTCAGGCGGCTGTTGTTGTCTACGATGTCACCAAATCT GCTTCTCTCGAAAAAGCCAAGGCTTGGGTGAAGGAACTCCAACGTCAAGCAAATGCCAACATCGTTATCGCCCTCGTCGGTAACAAGCTCGATCTCGTCTCTGCCGCTCCTTCCACTtctgcatcttcatcttctgaaACCCCTGCCGAAGGTGAGGGTGAGGCCGACGCtgaagcagaggaggaatcATCTCCTGCAGCTGCTGCCGACGATGAAGACGTAAGGCAGGTCCCCACCGCGGAGGCAGAGGCGTACGCCAAGGAGGCTGGTTTGCTGTTCTTCGAGGCGAGTGCCAAGGCGGGTACCAATGTCAACGAGCTGTTCACTGAAATCG CCAAGACAATTCCTTTCGATACTATCATTCCCAAACCGGCTGGTGTGGCACAACAGAACAGACGGGACGCTGCACAAGATGGCAACAGAGTAAACTTGGGAGAGGGACAGCAAGTCAAGAAGGGAGGTTGCTGTTAA
- a CDS encoding GTPase, putative, translating to MYYRNAQAAVVVYDVTKSASLEKAKAWVKELQRQANANIVIALVGNKLDLVSAAPSTSASSSSETPAEGEGEADAEAEEESSPAAAADDEDVRQVPTAEAEAYAKEAGLLFFEASAKAGTNVNELFTEIAKTIPFDTIIPKPAGVAQQNRRDAAQDGNRVNLGEGQQVKKGGCC from the exons ATGTACTACCGTAATGCTCAGGCGGCTGTTGTTGTCTACGATGTCACCAAATCT GCTTCTCTCGAAAAAGCCAAGGCTTGGGTGAAGGAACTCCAACGTCAAGCAAATGCCAACATCGTTATCGCCCTCGTCGGTAACAAGCTCGATCTCGTCTCTGCCGCTCCTTCCACTtctgcatcttcatcttctgaaACCCCTGCCGAAGGTGAGGGTGAGGCCGACGCtgaagcagaggaggaatcATCTCCTGCAGCTGCTGCCGACGATGAAGACGTAAGGCAGGTCCCCACCGCGGAGGCAGAGGCGTACGCCAAGGAGGCTGGTTTGCTGTTCTTCGAGGCGAGTGCCAAGGCGGGTACCAATGTCAACGAGCTGTTCACTGAAATCG CCAAGACAATTCCTTTCGATACTATCATTCCCAAACCGGCTGGTGTGGCACAACAGAACAGACGGGACGCTGCACAAGATGGCAACAGAGTAAACTTGGGAGAGGGACAGCAAGTCAAGAAGGGAGGTTGCTGTTAA
- a CDS encoding expressed protein, translating to MPPKGSTIHPPKPPADAPPTAASIQMKANSVGMGEYELPKTTLTKLAKGSIPDNVKMQQDVVLALLRGSTLFISYLTAAAHDQAIARSGRTVTAADVIKAIIEMDFGPADALVPIMEQELAAFRNIQQRAKAAKKPPGPGRGRGPRKSAASTRAGEDGDMAETEGEAAVEGEGDEEEEEQEEGEEDGLVAGEQDEA from the exons ATGCCTCCCAAAGGCTCCACCATCCACCCGCCCAAACCGCCCGCGGACGCGCCGCCGACAGCGGCCAGTATCCAGATGAAGGCGAACAGCGTAGGGATGGGAGAGTACGAATTGCCAAAGACGACATTGACCAAGCTTGCCAAGGGCTCT ATTCCGGATAATGTGAAAATGCAGCAGGATGTGGTGTTGGCGCTTTTGAGAGGATCGACATTGTTCATCAGCTATCTCA CTGCGGC GGCGCACGACCAGGCGATAGCAAGGAGTGGAAGGACGGTAACGGCAGCGGACGTTATCAAGGCTATCATAGAGATGGATTTCGGACCTGCGGACGCGTTGGTTCCGATTATGGAGCAAGAGCTTGCGG CTTTCCGGAACATTCAGCAAAGAGCGAAAGCGGCAAAGAAACCGCCTGGGCCGGGACGTGGTCGTGGGCCGAGGAAATCGGCGGCGTCGACGAGGGCgggtgaggatggggatATGGCAGAGACGGAGGGTGAAGCAGCggtggagggcgagggggacgaggaggaagaagagcaagaagaaggggaagaggacggTCTGGTGGCGGGTGAGCAGGACGAGGCTTGA